In Sulfurisphaera javensis, a single genomic region encodes these proteins:
- the kdgK gene encoding bifunctional 2-dehydro-3-deoxygluconokinase/2-dehydro-3-deoxygalactonokinase has translation MVKLVTLGEILIEFNSLTPGPLRHVNYFEKHVAGSEANYCVAFIKQGNECGIIARVGDDEFGYNAIEWLRGQGVDVSHIKIDPTAPTGIFFIQRHYPVPYKSDSIYYRKGSAGSKLSPEDVDENFIKSATLVHSTGITLAISTTAKEAVYKAFELASTRSFDTNIRLKLWSAEEAKKEILKLLSMYHLKFLITDIDDSKIIVGESDPDKVSKELSNYAEIIVMKLGPKGAIVYYDGKKYYSSGYQVLVEDVTGAGDALGGTFLSLYYKGFEIEKALDYAIVASTLNVMIRGDQENLPTTKDIEMFLRDMKK, from the coding sequence ATGGTAAAGTTAGTTACCCTTGGAGAAATTCTCATAGAATTTAATTCGTTAACACCGGGACCATTACGTCATGTAAATTATTTTGAAAAACATGTTGCAGGAAGCGAAGCAAATTATTGTGTAGCATTTATAAAACAAGGTAATGAATGTGGGATAATAGCAAGAGTAGGTGACGATGAATTTGGTTATAATGCAATTGAATGGTTAAGAGGACAAGGAGTAGATGTATCTCATATAAAAATTGACCCTACAGCACCTACTGGAATATTTTTCATTCAAAGACATTACCCAGTTCCTTACAAAAGTGATTCTATATATTATAGAAAAGGGAGTGCTGGAAGCAAACTTTCCCCGGAGGACGTTGACGAAAACTTCATAAAATCAGCTACTTTAGTTCACTCAACTGGAATAACTTTAGCAATTTCAACTACCGCTAAAGAAGCAGTCTATAAAGCTTTTGAATTAGCATCAACTAGGTCTTTTGATACAAATATTAGATTGAAATTATGGTCCGCTGAAGAGGCCAAGAAGGAAATTCTAAAGTTACTTTCGATGTATCATTTAAAGTTTTTGATAACTGATATAGATGATTCTAAGATTATTGTAGGGGAGAGCGATCCTGATAAGGTCTCTAAGGAACTTTCTAATTATGCTGAAATAATTGTTATGAAACTAGGTCCAAAAGGTGCAATCGTTTACTACGACGGCAAGAAATATTACTCCTCTGGTTATCAAGTCCTAGTAGAAGATGTAACCGGGGCTGGAGATGCATTAGGAGGTACTTTCCTTTCCCTTTATTATAAAGGATTTGAGATTGAAAAAGCATTAGACTATGCTATCGTAGCTTCTACGTTAAATGTTATGATAAGAGGTGATCAAGAGAATTTACCTACTACTAAAGATATTGAGATGTTTCTTAGGGATATGAAAAAATAA
- a CDS encoding DMT family transporter, with translation MELLFPYLNFSTVIKIPNQMNKYYLILVFGGISFGTASIFIKLSGMTPSALAFFRFFVAGLILSLFSSINPRKILKYSLFGFLLALHMITFIISVYKTTIIDATVLVSTSPFFVILLSRFTKFKNTIKDVIGSIIGFLGVILINYPLEIGYLIGNVIAIISAFLIALYTTFLSNVNEEPLLLTSSIYLSSSIFTFPIFLIQGFGKVNEISILSLLGLIFLPTLIGHTSIIVASGKVKPQHIEIIGLLEPVSASILAVFIFNEIPTLFQIIGSALVLLAVLYILLSSSR, from the coding sequence TTGGAGTTACTATTTCCATACTTAAATTTTAGTACAGTTATTAAAATACCTAATCAAATGAATAAGTACTACCTTATTCTGGTCTTTGGTGGGATAAGTTTTGGCACTGCTTCAATCTTTATAAAGCTTTCTGGGATGACTCCCTCAGCCTTAGCCTTCTTTAGATTCTTTGTAGCTGGCTTGATACTTTCACTTTTTTCAAGTATCAATCCGAGAAAAATTCTAAAATATTCTCTCTTTGGCTTTCTTCTAGCCCTACACATGATAACTTTTATTATTAGTGTTTACAAAACTACAATAATTGATGCTACAGTATTGGTATCAACTTCTCCTTTCTTTGTAATTTTACTTTCTAGATTTACAAAATTTAAAAACACTATTAAGGACGTTATTGGAAGCATAATAGGTTTTTTAGGAGTTATCTTGATAAATTACCCCCTCGAGATCGGGTATTTAATAGGTAACGTGATAGCAATTATTTCAGCCTTTCTAATAGCCCTATACACAACTTTTCTAAGCAATGTTAATGAAGAGCCTCTTTTATTAACTTCATCAATTTATCTTTCATCTTCAATCTTTACCTTTCCAATATTCCTAATTCAAGGATTTGGAAAAGTTAATGAAATTTCAATCTTATCTCTTCTGGGTTTAATCTTCTTACCAACGTTAATTGGACACACTTCAATAATAGTAGCCTCTGGTAAAGTAAAACCACAACATATAGAAATAATCGGTCTTTTAGAGCCAGTCTCAGCATCAATTTTAGCTGTTTTTATATTTAATGAAATTCCTACATTATTTCAGATCATAGGTTCGGCATTAGTTCTATTAGCTGTACTTTACATTTTGCTAAGTTCTTCGAGGTAA
- a CDS encoding bifunctional 2-dehydro-3-deoxy-phosphogluconate/2-dehydro-3-deoxy-6-phosphogalactonate aldolase, whose translation MEIVTPILTPFTKEGEVDVEKLKNHAKYLIENGIDILFVNGTTGLGPALSKEEKLKNLKAIYDVTNKIIFQVGSLNINDVIDLVKASKDYDIIGIASYPPYYFPRIPEKMILKYFLTISKYSPHPLYLYNYPLATGYDISAKTLYQIKDIMTGLKDTNQDLAHSLEYKILMPNLKVYNGSDSLVYYSLLSLDGSVTAVSNYLPHLMRKMKEYISKKELDKAIELQKLVNKVLDISRKYGQLSSIYYLVKEFLGYDVGYPRGPIFPLEDDEVKALLNEVQPIKKEIERLVL comes from the coding sequence ATGGAAATAGTAACTCCAATTCTTACACCATTTACAAAAGAAGGAGAAGTAGATGTTGAAAAATTAAAGAATCATGCAAAATATCTAATAGAAAATGGAATAGATATACTTTTTGTTAATGGCACTACTGGTTTAGGTCCCGCTCTTTCTAAAGAAGAAAAATTAAAGAACTTAAAAGCTATTTATGATGTTACAAACAAGATCATATTTCAAGTAGGTAGCTTAAATATTAACGACGTAATAGATCTAGTTAAAGCATCAAAGGATTATGACATAATTGGAATTGCATCTTATCCACCATACTATTTCCCTAGAATTCCAGAAAAAATGATACTTAAATATTTCTTAACAATTTCCAAATATTCTCCTCACCCTCTATATCTTTATAACTATCCTTTAGCTACTGGATATGATATTTCAGCAAAAACCCTCTATCAGATAAAGGATATAATGACGGGCCTAAAGGATACGAACCAAGACTTAGCTCATTCATTAGAATACAAAATTTTAATGCCTAATCTAAAAGTCTATAACGGTTCTGATTCCCTAGTATATTACTCTTTACTTTCTTTAGATGGAAGTGTTACAGCAGTATCTAACTATTTACCTCATTTAATGAGAAAAATGAAGGAATACATTTCAAAAAAAGAATTAGATAAAGCAATAGAATTACAAAAATTAGTTAACAAAGTCTTAGATATTAGTAGAAAATATGGTCAACTTTCCTCCATATATTATTTAGTTAAGGAATTTCTCGGTTACGATGTAGGTTATCCCAGAGGACCAATATTCCCTCTAGAAGATGATGAAGTAAAAGCATTACTAAATGAAGTCCAACCTATAAAAAAGGAAATAGAAAGGTTAGTTTTATGA
- a CDS encoding APC family permease — MEKSHLFIRESSGLIKQVNFLDVIMLNIGNMSAGLALYTSITPYVQPGSNLLIATLIGFLFALPQAYIYTYFVTKIPRTGGDYVWISRTLNGAIGTVMALSLMIESLAYFALTAFFASSAIQTVFSEIGSLNSNQALINLGNVLTQPIYSFILGFVIFAIIIGINIVKAKWGYSLISVLGVISLATTIIAMGVILANVNNFVTKASNIITLMGGNVTSYSGPTFSLSATLFMLPFLALYTFPWMQAGPAVAAEIKGKNSLKYNVFISLILTFIIVMAGYGVMYYAGGYSFTTAQYINNGFIYTFWTVAIGLSSNQVLEWIIGLGLILWEVFILAYGAIVFSRYIFAMAFDRVLPSFLTNVTKSGSPIFTHLLDLGATAFFLGVIVFLGSQNALALYGATVLGALYFLVVSIAGIMHGVKYKNIILIPLGAISAGYFAYLTYVSATNPDFGFVNSNGMPNPITLAFVIGTLVFSALVFIASYIYNKRKGVDLNMIYKEIPPE; from the coding sequence ATGGAAAAATCACACCTTTTCATTAGGGAGAGTTCTGGTTTAATAAAACAAGTAAACTTCCTTGATGTTATTATGTTAAATATAGGAAATATGTCCGCAGGTTTAGCATTATACACTTCTATAACACCTTATGTTCAACCTGGTTCTAATTTACTAATTGCCACATTAATAGGATTTTTATTTGCCTTACCTCAAGCTTATATTTATACATACTTCGTTACAAAGATTCCTAGGACTGGTGGAGATTATGTTTGGATATCTAGGACATTAAATGGAGCAATTGGTACCGTGATGGCTTTATCATTAATGATTGAATCCTTAGCCTATTTTGCATTAACTGCTTTTTTCGCTTCTTCAGCAATCCAAACTGTGTTTAGTGAAATTGGTTCATTAAATTCAAATCAGGCCTTAATTAACCTTGGAAACGTGCTAACTCAACCAATTTACTCTTTCATTCTTGGTTTTGTAATATTTGCTATAATTATTGGGATAAATATAGTCAAAGCAAAGTGGGGTTACTCACTCATAAGCGTTTTAGGTGTAATTTCCTTAGCTACGACAATAATAGCTATGGGAGTAATATTAGCAAACGTTAACAACTTTGTAACAAAAGCCAGTAACATTATTACTCTTATGGGAGGAAACGTAACTTCTTACTCTGGGCCTACTTTTAGTTTATCAGCAACTCTCTTCATGTTACCTTTCTTGGCATTATACACTTTCCCATGGATGCAAGCTGGTCCAGCAGTAGCTGCTGAAATTAAAGGAAAGAACTCCCTTAAGTATAATGTCTTTATAAGCCTTATTTTAACTTTCATTATTGTAATGGCTGGTTATGGAGTAATGTATTATGCTGGTGGTTATTCCTTCACTACTGCTCAATACATAAATAACGGATTTATATATACTTTTTGGACAGTAGCTATTGGTTTATCAAGCAATCAAGTTCTAGAATGGATAATTGGCCTAGGCTTAATTTTATGGGAAGTATTTATATTAGCCTATGGTGCAATAGTCTTCTCCAGATATATCTTCGCAATGGCCTTTGATAGAGTTCTACCATCTTTCTTAACCAACGTTACTAAGAGCGGAAGTCCTATATTCACTCACTTGCTAGATTTAGGTGCTACTGCCTTCTTTTTAGGAGTTATAGTATTCTTAGGTTCACAAAACGCGTTAGCATTATATGGAGCTACGGTGTTAGGTGCACTTTATTTCTTAGTAGTCAGTATTGCTGGAATTATGCACGGTGTTAAATACAAAAACATAATACTAATACCTCTTGGTGCAATATCAGCTGGTTATTTCGCTTATCTAACTTACGTATCTGCCACTAACCCAGACTTCGGGTTTGTAAACTCTAATGGTATGCCAAATCCAATAACTTTAGCTTTTGTAATAGGAACTTTAGTTTTCTCAGCTTTAGTGTTTATAGCATCTTACATTTACAATAAGAGAAAAGGCGTGGATCTTAATATGATATATAAGGAAATACCACCAGAATAA